From a single Aquipuribacter nitratireducens genomic region:
- a CDS encoding DUF305 domain-containing protein encodes MRTTRLCSALSGLGLATVLAACGGATPGADGAGGTAAAVAAADISAEHNEADVTFAQGMIPHHEQAVDMSDMALAAAEDPAVLALAEEISAAQGPEIETMRGMLDAWGAEQPADHGDHAGMDMDGMAGMMSAEDMAALGDAEGPPFDEMWLTMMVEHHEGAVDMARTQLDEGANPEALALAEEIISTQEAEIALMQDLLGG; translated from the coding sequence ATGCGCACCACCCGACTCTGCTCCGCCCTGTCCGGCCTCGGCCTCGCCACCGTCCTCGCCGCCTGCGGCGGCGCGACACCGGGGGCGGACGGCGCGGGCGGTACCGCCGCGGCGGTCGCCGCCGCCGACATCTCGGCCGAGCACAACGAGGCGGACGTCACGTTCGCCCAGGGGATGATCCCCCACCACGAGCAGGCCGTCGACATGTCGGACATGGCGCTGGCCGCGGCCGAGGACCCGGCGGTCCTCGCCCTCGCCGAGGAGATCTCGGCCGCACAGGGACCCGAGATCGAGACCATGCGCGGCATGCTGGACGCCTGGGGCGCCGAGCAGCCCGCCGACCACGGCGACCACGCCGGCATGGACATGGACGGCATGGCGGGGATGATGTCCGCGGAGGACATGGCCGCGCTCGGGGACGCCGAGGGCCCGCCCTTCGACGAGATGTGGCTGACGATGATGGTCGAGCACCACGAGGGTGCCGTCGACATGGCGCGGACCCAGCTCGACGAGGGCGCCAACCCCGAGGCGCTCGCCCTCGCCGAGGAGATCATCAGCACGCAGGAGGCCGAGATCGCCCTCATGCAGGACCTCCTGGGCGGCTGA
- a CDS encoding DUF6153 family protein: MRRRVGRSSTGVRLAAILLLVAGVLGMHGVVDLVGTGAAAHTAAAGHHADVTGGTVGPTAPGHGDHGSPVHDVLVGCVLALVGVVVTLAVRISRRAATGSPSVRDRLEPLAAAPALRLVPPPPRVRLCVMRV; the protein is encoded by the coding sequence GTGAGGCGTCGCGTCGGCCGGTCCTCGACCGGCGTACGGCTCGCGGCGATCCTCCTCCTCGTCGCCGGGGTGCTCGGCATGCACGGTGTCGTCGACCTCGTCGGGACCGGGGCGGCCGCGCACACCGCCGCGGCCGGCCACCACGCCGACGTCACCGGCGGGACGGTCGGGCCGACGGCGCCGGGCCACGGCGACCACGGCTCACCGGTGCACGACGTCCTCGTCGGCTGCGTCCTGGCCCTGGTCGGGGTCGTCGTCACGCTCGCGGTCCGGATCAGCCGCCGCGCCGCCACCGGGTCCCCGTCCGTGCGCGATCGGCTGGAGCCGCTCGCCGCCGCCCCGGCCCTGCGCCTCGTCCCGCCGCCCCCGCGCGTCCGCCTCTGCGTCATGAGGGTCTAG
- a CDS encoding SDR family oxidoreductase, with translation MTQLRIGVTGATGRVGGRVARSLVSAGRDVRLLVRDASRVPGLEGPGRVDVAVCEYRDGGASRRALDGLDVVLMVSGAEAEDRVDEHRTFVDAAAAAGVGHLVYTSFAGASATSTFTLGRDHWATEQHVRASGVAHHTFLRDNLYADFVPFLAGEDGVIRGPAGEGRMAGVAIADVADVATAVLLDPDAHRDATYVLTGPEAFTLAEAAAVASRVTGRTLRYEPETLEEAYASRARYGAPDWQVEAWVSTYTAIAAGEMARVSDDVARVTGRPARSLEDVLTPAG, from the coding sequence ATGACGCAGCTGAGGATCGGTGTGACGGGTGCGACCGGGCGGGTCGGGGGCCGGGTCGCTCGGTCGCTCGTGTCGGCGGGGCGGGACGTGCGTCTGCTCGTGCGGGACGCGTCCCGGGTCCCCGGCCTCGAGGGGCCGGGGCGGGTCGACGTCGCCGTGTGCGAGTACCGCGACGGCGGGGCGTCCCGGCGTGCGCTCGACGGGCTCGACGTCGTCCTCATGGTGAGCGGCGCGGAGGCGGAGGACCGGGTCGACGAGCACCGCACCTTCGTCGACGCCGCGGCCGCGGCGGGCGTCGGGCACCTCGTGTACACGTCGTTCGCAGGCGCGTCGGCCACGTCGACGTTCACGCTCGGTCGCGACCACTGGGCGACCGAGCAGCACGTCCGCGCGTCCGGCGTCGCCCACCACACGTTCCTCCGGGACAACCTCTACGCCGACTTCGTCCCGTTCCTCGCCGGCGAGGACGGCGTCATCCGGGGTCCGGCCGGCGAGGGCCGCATGGCCGGCGTCGCGATCGCCGACGTCGCCGACGTCGCCACCGCCGTCCTGCTGGACCCGGACGCCCACCGGGACGCCACCTACGTCCTCACCGGGCCGGAGGCGTTCACCCTCGCCGAGGCGGCGGCGGTCGCCTCTCGTGTCACCGGGCGGACGCTCCGCTACGAGCCGGAGACGCTCGAGGAGGCGTACGCGTCGCGGGCACGCTACGGCGCGCCGGACTGGCAGGTCGAGGCGTGGGTGTCGACGTACACCGCGATCGCTGCCGGTGAGATGGCGCGCGTGAGCGACGACGTGGCGCGTGTCACCGGACGACCTGCTCGATCGCTCGAGGACGTCCTCACACCAGCAGGTTGA
- a CDS encoding metallopeptidase family protein encodes MTVEDFEQAVSEALDEVPGELASLMDNVVVLVEEEPPAHEPPDLLGLYEGTPLTERDSWYAGVLPDRILVFRGPLLAMCDSREEVVEEVLVTVVHEIAHHFGIDDDRLHELGWG; translated from the coding sequence ATGACGGTCGAGGACTTCGAGCAGGCGGTGTCCGAGGCCCTCGACGAGGTGCCGGGCGAGCTCGCCTCGCTCATGGACAACGTCGTCGTGCTCGTCGAGGAGGAGCCGCCGGCCCACGAGCCGCCCGACCTGCTCGGGCTCTACGAGGGGACGCCGCTCACCGAGCGCGACAGCTGGTACGCGGGCGTCCTGCCCGACCGCATCCTCGTGTTCCGCGGCCCGCTCCTCGCGATGTGCGACAGCCGCGAGGAGGTCGTCGAGGAGGTGCTCGTCACAGTCGTCCACGAGATCGCCCACCACTTCGGCATCGACGACGACCGGCTCCACGAGCTGGGGTGGGGCTAG
- a CDS encoding antibiotic biosynthesis monooxygenase: MPGGASTPPSTVTVTVTRRALPGREAEMGAWIAAGQRLAAGFPGFLGAGHVRPGTDGDVWHMLYRFADPTSLRAWEGSEQRRWWLASALGLVQEEQVEQRTGIEGWFDEPRGRVVSTRGGAPPRWKQACVIWTAFFPTNLAAQAALTPFVGAWPLLPRVLVLTLLLTPVMTYLVLPFVTRRLQWWLEGRPAPWRRAGRSGRSSGT, from the coding sequence ATGCCGGGCGGAGCCTCCACGCCGCCCAGCACCGTGACGGTCACCGTCACCAGACGCGCGCTGCCCGGCCGGGAGGCCGAGATGGGCGCGTGGATCGCCGCGGGCCAGCGCCTCGCTGCGGGCTTCCCCGGCTTCCTCGGCGCCGGGCACGTGCGGCCCGGGACCGACGGCGACGTCTGGCACATGCTCTACCGCTTCGCCGACCCGACGTCGCTCAGGGCGTGGGAGGGCTCCGAGCAGCGGCGGTGGTGGCTCGCGTCCGCGCTCGGCCTCGTGCAGGAGGAGCAGGTCGAGCAGCGCACGGGGATCGAGGGCTGGTTCGACGAGCCGCGGGGCCGCGTCGTGAGCACGCGGGGCGGGGCGCCGCCCCGCTGGAAGCAGGCGTGCGTCATCTGGACGGCGTTCTTCCCCACCAACCTCGCCGCGCAGGCGGCGCTCACCCCGTTCGTCGGCGCGTGGCCCCTCCTCCCGCGTGTCCTCGTCCTCACGCTCCTGCTGACGCCCGTCATGACGTACCTCGTCCTGCCGTTCGTCACCCGCCGGCTGCAGTGGTGGCTCGAGGGCCGCCCCGCGCCGTGGCGGCGTGCGGGACGGTCGGGCCGGAGCTCGGGCACGTGA
- a CDS encoding nucleoside deaminase, which translates to MPPPLAPLLERAVSLAVASVADGGGPFGAVVVRPAADGWETVAEGTNRVTATHDPSAHAEVVALRAAGAALGTHDLAGCVLLSSCEPCPMCRATAMWARVDAVWFAADRHDAARAGFDDLAFYDMLDLPPEQQVPPVRAAAPLGATRPFEAWAAHEARVEY; encoded by the coding sequence ATGCCCCCGCCGCTGGCTCCGCTGCTCGAGCGCGCCGTCTCCCTCGCCGTCGCGAGCGTCGCGGACGGCGGCGGACCCTTCGGCGCTGTCGTCGTGCGACCGGCGGCCGACGGCTGGGAGACCGTCGCGGAGGGCACGAACCGCGTGACGGCGACGCACGACCCGTCCGCACACGCGGAGGTCGTGGCCCTGCGAGCCGCGGGTGCGGCGCTCGGCACCCACGACCTCGCCGGCTGCGTCCTGCTGAGCAGCTGCGAGCCGTGCCCGATGTGCCGCGCGACCGCGATGTGGGCGCGGGTCGACGCCGTGTGGTTCGCCGCGGACCGCCACGACGCCGCCCGCGCGGGCTTCGACGACCTCGCCTTCTACGACATGCTGGACCTGCCCCCGGAGCAGCAGGTGCCGCCCGTCCGGGCTGCGGCGCCGCTGGGCGCCACCCGGCCGTTCGAGGCGTGGGCCGCCCACGAGGCGAGGGTGGAGTACTGA
- a CDS encoding metal-sensitive transcriptional regulator, which yields MTEETVVTAATEPPAYVQSGDKAKVLNRLRRIEGQVRGLQRMVEEDTYCIDVLTQVSATTAALRGVALELLDEHLHHCVRHAVEDGTSPDEKLAEASAAVARLVRS from the coding sequence GTGACCGAGGAGACCGTCGTGACCGCCGCCACCGAGCCGCCCGCCTACGTGCAGAGCGGCGACAAGGCGAAGGTGCTCAACCGCCTCCGCCGCATCGAGGGCCAGGTCCGCGGCCTGCAGCGCATGGTCGAGGAGGACACGTACTGCATCGACGTCCTCACGCAGGTGTCCGCCACGACCGCGGCCCTGCGCGGTGTCGCGCTCGAGCTCCTCGACGAGCACCTCCACCACTGCGTCCGCCACGCGGTCGAGGACGGCACCAGCCCCGACGAGAAGCTCGCCGAGGCCTCCGCGGCCGTCGCGCGCCTCGTCCGCTCCTGA
- a CDS encoding heavy-metal-associated domain-containing protein has product MAETTTTVTVAGMTCGHCVGAVTEELSKLPGVVDVRIDLVAGGESPVAITHSAPLDDAAVAEAVDEAGYELVRA; this is encoded by the coding sequence ATGGCCGAGACCACCACCACCGTCACCGTCGCCGGCATGACGTGCGGGCACTGCGTCGGCGCCGTCACCGAGGAGCTGTCGAAGCTCCCAGGGGTCGTCGACGTCCGCATCGACCTCGTCGCCGGCGGCGAGAGCCCCGTCGCCATCACCCACTCCGCCCCGCTCGACGACGCCGCCGTGGCCGAGGCCGTCGACGAGGCGGGCTACGAGCTCGTCCGCGCGTGA
- a CDS encoding heavy metal translocating P-type ATPase, producing MSAPTRAEAPASGAPVVLDISGMTCASCAMRIEKKLNRMPGVEASVNYATEKATVVLPDGTSVDDAIATVEKTGYGAVLPVPPVPEETVGDGAQPPTDPAVAALRQRALVSGLLALPTLLLSMVPALQFDSWQWLVLTLASPVVVWGAWPFHRAALVNARHGAATMDTLVSIGVLAAFGQSLYALFLGEAGMPGMTMRLQLIGERGAGTHEIYLEVAAVVTAAVLAGRWLEARAKHRSGAALRALMDLGAKDVAVLPDGPGTTREERRAVERLAVGDHFVVRPGETVATDGVVVDGQSAVDASMLTGEPVPVEVGPGDAVTGATVNASGRLVVRATRVGGDTRLAQMARLVEAAQSGKAEVQRLADRVSAVFVPVVLVVALLALLGWWLLAGEPTVAFTAAVAVLVIACPCALGLATPTALLVGTGRGAQLGVLIKGPEVLESTRRVDTVVLDKTGTLTSGRMRLVDVVPAAGEDRDDVLRLAAALENGSEHPIARAVVAGAAGALPPVEGFASRQGLGVAGTVEGHAVVVGRPRWLAQEWAQHLDDTLTERADAEAARGRTVVAVGWDGRARGLLAVADTVTPTAREAVDGLRALGLEPHLLTGDGSAAALAVAEQVGIDPAHVRAEVMPEDKLAEVQRLQGEGRVVAMVGDGVNDAAALAAADLGIAIGTGTDVAIEAGDLTLVREDLRAAVDAVRLSRATLRTIKGNLFWAFAYNTAGIPLAVAGLLNPLLAGVAMAASSVFVVTNSLRLRRFRSTTGG from the coding sequence GTGAGCGCACCGACCCGTGCCGAGGCGCCGGCTTCCGGCGCTCCCGTCGTCCTCGACATCTCCGGCATGACGTGCGCCTCGTGCGCCATGCGCATCGAGAAGAAGCTCAACCGGATGCCGGGCGTCGAGGCGAGCGTCAACTACGCGACCGAGAAGGCGACGGTCGTGCTGCCCGACGGGACGAGCGTCGACGACGCCATCGCGACCGTCGAGAAGACGGGCTACGGCGCGGTCCTGCCGGTGCCCCCGGTACCGGAGGAGACGGTCGGCGACGGCGCGCAGCCGCCCACCGACCCGGCTGTCGCCGCCCTGCGGCAGCGTGCGCTCGTGAGCGGCCTCCTCGCGCTGCCCACCCTCCTGCTGTCGATGGTGCCCGCGCTGCAGTTCGACAGCTGGCAGTGGCTCGTCCTCACCCTCGCCTCGCCCGTCGTGGTGTGGGGGGCGTGGCCGTTCCACCGCGCCGCGCTCGTCAACGCCCGCCACGGCGCGGCGACCATGGACACCCTCGTGAGCATCGGCGTGCTCGCCGCCTTCGGGCAGTCGCTGTACGCGCTGTTCCTCGGCGAGGCCGGCATGCCCGGCATGACGATGCGGCTGCAGCTCATCGGCGAGCGCGGCGCCGGCACCCACGAGATCTACCTCGAGGTCGCCGCCGTCGTCACCGCCGCCGTCCTCGCCGGCCGCTGGCTGGAGGCCCGCGCGAAGCACCGCTCCGGTGCGGCGCTGCGCGCGCTCATGGACCTCGGCGCGAAGGACGTCGCCGTCCTGCCCGACGGCCCCGGCACCACCCGCGAGGAGCGACGCGCGGTCGAGCGCCTCGCCGTCGGCGACCACTTCGTCGTCCGTCCCGGCGAGACCGTCGCGACCGACGGCGTCGTCGTCGACGGGCAGAGCGCCGTCGACGCCTCCATGCTCACCGGCGAGCCGGTGCCGGTGGAGGTCGGGCCGGGTGACGCCGTCACGGGCGCCACCGTCAACGCCTCGGGCCGGCTCGTCGTCCGGGCGACCCGCGTCGGAGGCGACACGCGCCTCGCGCAGATGGCACGGCTCGTCGAGGCCGCCCAGTCGGGCAAGGCGGAGGTCCAGCGGCTAGCGGACCGGGTGTCGGCGGTGTTCGTCCCCGTCGTCCTCGTCGTCGCGCTCCTCGCCCTGCTGGGGTGGTGGCTGCTCGCCGGTGAGCCGACGGTCGCGTTCACCGCCGCGGTGGCGGTCCTCGTCATCGCGTGCCCCTGCGCCCTCGGGCTCGCCACGCCCACGGCGCTGCTCGTCGGGACGGGGCGCGGCGCCCAGCTCGGCGTCCTCATCAAGGGCCCCGAGGTGCTGGAGTCGACGCGCCGGGTCGACACCGTCGTCCTCGACAAGACGGGCACGCTGACCAGCGGGCGCATGCGCCTCGTCGACGTCGTCCCCGCCGCCGGCGAGGACCGCGACGACGTGCTACGGCTCGCGGCCGCCCTCGAGAACGGCAGCGAGCACCCCATCGCCCGCGCCGTCGTCGCGGGTGCCGCCGGCGCCCTCCCGCCCGTCGAGGGATTCGCCTCCCGGCAGGGGCTCGGCGTCGCCGGCACTGTCGAGGGCCACGCCGTGGTCGTCGGCCGGCCCCGCTGGCTGGCGCAGGAGTGGGCGCAGCACCTCGACGACACGCTCACCGAGCGCGCCGACGCCGAGGCCGCCCGCGGCCGGACCGTCGTCGCCGTCGGGTGGGACGGGCGCGCCCGCGGCCTCCTCGCCGTCGCCGACACCGTCACGCCGACTGCGCGCGAGGCCGTCGACGGGCTCCGCGCCCTCGGCCTGGAGCCGCACCTGCTCACCGGCGACGGGAGCGCGGCCGCGCTCGCCGTCGCCGAGCAGGTCGGCATCGACCCCGCGCACGTCCGCGCCGAGGTCATGCCGGAGGACAAGCTCGCCGAGGTGCAGCGGCTCCAGGGCGAGGGCCGCGTCGTCGCGATGGTCGGCGACGGCGTCAACGACGCGGCCGCACTCGCCGCCGCCGACCTCGGCATCGCGATCGGTACCGGGACCGACGTCGCCATCGAGGCCGGCGACCTCACGCTCGTGCGGGAGGACCTGCGCGCCGCCGTCGACGCCGTGCGGCTGTCGCGGGCGACGCTGCGGACCATCAAGGGCAACCTGTTCTGGGCCTTCGCCTACAACACCGCCGGGATCCCGCTCGCGGTCGCCGGGCTGCTCAACCCGCTCCTCGCGGGAGTCGCGATGGCGGCGAGCTCGGTGTTCGTCGTGACGAACAGCCTGCGGCTGCGTCGCTTCCGGAGCACGACGGGAGGCTGA
- a CDS encoding ECF transporter S component, producing MSTTHHQHTGTAPEGTESGRTARRPVPVAKVVAGLAAAVVSGAAVYAVGLPSGVEIFRTDLADLTLPAALLVTLVLGSVVGIASARAPWRVVDIVVASVLGVAGGLLFSVWNAVAYPLVSAAVVPPVSAWYVGVWLLPGVLGGLVIRKPGAAVYTELVAAALSALIGSSWGFSVVWYGLLQGLGAELVLALFLYRSFRLPVALLAGAGAGVVVGVLDSILYYPELVPVLQLAYVGLAVVSGVVIAGLGSWALTRALARTGALAPLRSGRDVERV from the coding sequence ATGAGCACCACGCACCACCAGCACACGGGCACCGCGCCGGAGGGAACGGAGTCGGGGAGGACCGCACGGCGTCCCGTCCCCGTGGCGAAGGTCGTCGCCGGTCTCGCGGCCGCCGTGGTCTCGGGCGCCGCCGTCTACGCGGTCGGCCTACCGTCCGGCGTCGAGATCTTCCGCACCGACCTCGCCGACCTCACCCTGCCGGCCGCCCTGCTCGTCACCCTCGTTCTCGGCAGCGTCGTCGGCATCGCGTCCGCGCGGGCCCCCTGGCGGGTCGTCGACATCGTCGTCGCGAGCGTCCTCGGCGTCGCCGGCGGCCTGCTGTTCTCCGTGTGGAACGCCGTCGCGTACCCGCTCGTGTCCGCCGCCGTCGTGCCGCCGGTGTCCGCCTGGTACGTCGGGGTGTGGCTCCTGCCGGGCGTGCTCGGTGGCCTGGTCATCCGCAAGCCGGGTGCCGCGGTCTACACCGAGCTCGTCGCCGCCGCCCTCAGCGCGCTCATCGGCAGCTCGTGGGGCTTCAGCGTCGTCTGGTACGGGCTGCTCCAGGGCCTCGGCGCCGAGCTCGTCCTCGCGCTGTTCCTCTACCGCTCGTTCCGGCTGCCCGTCGCACTGCTCGCCGGCGCCGGGGCGGGCGTCGTCGTCGGGGTGCTCGACTCGATCCTCTACTACCCGGAGCTCGTCCCCGTCCTCCAGCTCGCCTACGTCGGTCTCGCCGTCGTCTCCGGTGTCGTCATCGCCGGGCTCGGGTCGTGGGCCCTCACCCGGGCGCTCGCCCGCACCGGGGCGCTCGCCCCGCTGCGATCCGGCCGCGACGTCGAGCGGGTCTGA
- a CDS encoding ABC transporter ATP-binding protein produces MDGVALRARGWGWRHAGRRAWAVRGLDLDVPAGQRVLLLGPSGAGKSTVLAGAAGLLDPGEDARDGGGEEEGELLLDDVPARRARVEGVRAGLARTGLLLQDPVAQTVLARCGDDVAFGLENHSVPPADIWPRVDEAIGDVGFPYGREHSTARLSGGERQRLALAGVVALRPGLLLLDEPTAMLDPAGGDVVRARIAELLRRDGTALLVEHRVGPWLPLVDRVVVLEPGGGVRADGPPDEVLGRHGARLAAEGVWAPQHPPATPDREVGRVGGEVLLRARGLAVRRPGSPEPAVSGVDLDVRAGRLLAVVGPNGAGKSTLALVLSGLLPPHAGVLEAVPALAGDAGPRPHRWRPQQLAARIGTVFQEPQHQLVAATVRDELAVGPRALGLPRDEVEARVEDLLDRLRLRGVARANPFTLSGGEQRRLSVATVLATRPRVLVLDEPTFGQDSRTWEQLVALLAELLDAGTAVVAVTHDDALVDALADDVLRLVHPADRAPRSPGAWTRRRRAA; encoded by the coding sequence GTGGACGGGGTCGCGCTGCGGGCGCGCGGGTGGGGCTGGCGGCACGCCGGGCGGAGGGCCTGGGCGGTGCGCGGCCTCGACCTCGACGTGCCGGCGGGCCAGCGCGTCCTCCTCCTCGGTCCCAGCGGCGCGGGCAAGTCGACGGTCCTCGCCGGGGCGGCGGGGCTGCTCGACCCCGGCGAGGACGCCCGCGACGGCGGCGGCGAGGAGGAGGGGGAGCTGCTGCTCGACGACGTCCCCGCCCGCCGCGCCCGCGTCGAGGGCGTGCGGGCCGGTCTCGCGCGCACGGGCCTGCTCCTGCAGGACCCCGTCGCCCAGACCGTCCTCGCCCGCTGCGGCGACGACGTCGCCTTCGGTCTGGAGAACCACTCCGTCCCGCCCGCCGACATCTGGCCCCGCGTCGACGAGGCGATCGGCGACGTCGGGTTCCCGTACGGCCGCGAGCACAGCACGGCGCGGCTGTCCGGCGGGGAGCGGCAGCGCCTCGCCCTCGCCGGGGTCGTGGCCCTGCGGCCGGGGCTGCTCCTGCTCGACGAGCCCACCGCCATGCTCGACCCCGCGGGCGGTGACGTCGTCCGCGCGCGGATCGCGGAGCTGCTGCGGCGGGACGGGACGGCGCTGCTCGTCGAGCACCGTGTCGGGCCGTGGCTCCCGCTCGTCGACCGCGTCGTCGTCCTCGAGCCGGGCGGGGGCGTACGGGCCGACGGCCCGCCCGACGAGGTGCTCGGCCGCCACGGCGCCCGCCTCGCCGCCGAGGGGGTCTGGGCCCCGCAGCACCCGCCTGCCACCCCGGACCGTGAGGTCGGCCGCGTCGGCGGTGAGGTGCTGCTCCGCGCCCGCGGTCTCGCCGTACGTCGTCCCGGCAGCCCCGAGCCGGCCGTGTCGGGGGTCGATCTCGACGTCCGCGCGGGGCGGCTCCTCGCCGTCGTCGGGCCGAACGGGGCCGGTAAGTCGACCCTCGCCCTCGTGCTGTCCGGGCTCCTGCCGCCCCACGCCGGCGTGCTCGAGGCGGTCCCGGCGCTCGCCGGCGACGCCGGACCGAGACCGCACCGCTGGCGCCCGCAGCAGCTCGCCGCGCGGATCGGCACGGTGTTCCAGGAGCCGCAGCACCAGCTCGTCGCCGCGACGGTCCGCGACGAGCTCGCCGTCGGCCCTCGGGCCCTCGGACTGCCACGGGACGAGGTCGAGGCGCGCGTGGAGGACCTCCTCGACCGCCTCCGGCTGCGCGGCGTCGCCCGTGCCAACCCCTTCACCCTGTCCGGCGGGGAGCAGCGGCGGCTGTCCGTCGCGACCGTCCTCGCCACGCGCCCACGGGTCCTCGTGCTCGACGAGCCGACCTTCGGGCAGGACTCCCGCACGTGGGAGCAGCTCGTCGCCCTCCTCGCCGAGCTCCTCGACGCCGGGACGGCCGTCGTGGCCGTCACGCACGACGACGCCCTCGTCGACGCCCTCGCCGACGACGTCCTCCGCCTCGTCCACCCCGCGGACCGGGCGCCGCGGTCACCCGGCGCGTGGACGCGGCGACGGCGCGCGGCATGA
- a CDS encoding energy-coupling factor transporter transmembrane component T family protein: protein MRPPTDVLAGPVGVDTSAPLARANPVAKLAVAALVAVALVLTTDLVTVTVALACVLLALPFTGVGARGLWRRGWIVVVAAVPAGVVTALLGVDSGATWWAWQVGGTTLLDVTAGSAAAGLAITTRVLAIGLPGVVLLATTDPTDLADALGQVLRLPHRFVLAALAGMRLFGVLAEEWTTLTQARRARGLGGGGRLSRLRTFGSQLFALLVLAVRRATVLSTAMEARGFGAVRERTWARQSRFTGRDWLVVVGGLGVAVVSTAAGVAAGTWRLVLLG from the coding sequence ATGAGGCCGCCCACCGACGTCCTCGCCGGGCCCGTCGGCGTCGACACCTCGGCGCCGCTCGCCCGCGCCAACCCCGTCGCCAAGCTCGCCGTCGCCGCCCTCGTCGCCGTCGCGCTCGTCCTCACGACGGACCTCGTGACCGTGACGGTCGCCCTCGCGTGCGTCCTCCTCGCCCTGCCGTTCACGGGGGTGGGGGCACGCGGGTTGTGGCGGCGGGGCTGGATCGTCGTCGTGGCCGCCGTCCCCGCCGGCGTCGTCACCGCCCTCCTCGGGGTCGACTCGGGCGCCACCTGGTGGGCGTGGCAGGTCGGGGGCACGACGCTCCTCGACGTGACGGCCGGCTCCGCCGCGGCGGGGCTCGCCATCACCACGCGGGTCCTCGCCATCGGCCTGCCGGGGGTCGTCCTGCTCGCGACCACGGACCCCACGGACCTCGCCGACGCGCTCGGGCAGGTGCTGCGGCTGCCGCACCGATTCGTGCTCGCGGCCCTCGCGGGCATGCGGCTGTTCGGTGTGCTCGCGGAGGAGTGGACGACGCTCACGCAGGCCCGTCGCGCCCGCGGTCTCGGCGGCGGGGGCCGGCTCTCGCGCCTGCGGACCTTCGGCAGCCAGCTGTTCGCGCTGCTCGTGCTCGCGGTGCGCCGGGCCACGGTCCTGTCGACGGCGATGGAGGCCCGCGGCTTCGGCGCGGTGCGCGAGCGCACGTGGGCGCGGCAGAGCCGGTTCACCGGCCGTGACTGGCTCGTCGTCGTCGGCGGCCTCGGGGTCGCCGTCGTGTCGACCGCAGCAGGCGTCGCGGCGGGCACGTGGCGCCTCGTGCTGCTCGGGTGA
- a CDS encoding aldo/keto reductase: MTAATSTDLRRLGDRHVFPIGLGAMPLSWEGMLDDRERALATVHAALDAGVTHLDTANIYSPSWEHVGHNEALVAEALRTWSGDAASVVVATKGGIVLGPDGAGRDASRDGLRRACEASLAALGRDQVDVYYLHRHDPSLPFAEQVANLVALREAGLVRQVAVSNVTPDMLSVALDVAGGPDDGGVVAVQNEFSPRFRVDADVITTCEQHGIAFVPWSPFGGAAQASEVGSRYAAFAEVAAAHDASAQQVALAWLLSLSPVVVPIPGSTRPATITDSAAAASLRLSDEELRRLSATAPEGSSQYPDEEPAPPLR; the protein is encoded by the coding sequence GTGACCGCAGCCACGAGCACCGACCTGCGCCGCCTCGGCGACCGACACGTCTTCCCGATCGGCCTCGGCGCCATGCCGCTGTCGTGGGAGGGCATGCTCGACGACCGCGAGCGCGCTCTCGCGACGGTCCACGCCGCGCTCGACGCCGGGGTCACCCACCTCGACACCGCGAACATCTACTCCCCGTCGTGGGAGCACGTCGGGCACAACGAGGCCCTCGTCGCCGAGGCGCTGCGCACCTGGTCCGGTGACGCCGCGTCGGTCGTCGTCGCGACGAAGGGCGGGATCGTCCTCGGCCCCGACGGCGCCGGCCGCGACGCGAGCCGCGACGGGCTGCGCCGCGCGTGCGAGGCGAGCCTCGCCGCGCTCGGGCGCGACCAGGTCGACGTGTACTACCTGCACCGGCACGACCCGTCGCTGCCCTTCGCGGAGCAGGTGGCGAACCTCGTGGCGCTGCGCGAGGCCGGGCTGGTGCGGCAGGTCGCGGTCTCCAACGTCACCCCGGACATGCTCTCGGTCGCCCTCGACGTCGCCGGCGGCCCGGACGACGGCGGCGTCGTCGCGGTGCAGAACGAGTTCTCGCCGCGCTTCCGTGTCGACGCCGACGTCATCACGACGTGCGAGCAGCACGGCATCGCCTTCGTGCCGTGGTCGCCGTTCGGTGGCGCGGCGCAGGCGTCGGAGGTCGGGTCCCGCTACGCGGCCTTCGCCGAGGTCGCCGCCGCGCACGACGCGAGCGCCCAGCAGGTCGCCCTCGCGTGGCTGCTGTCCCTGTCGCCCGTCGTCGTGCCGATCCCCGGCAGCACCCGCCCGGCGACGATCACCGACTCGGCTGCGGCCGCCTCGCTCCGGCTGAGCGACGAGGAGCTCCGGCGCCTGTCGGCCACGGCGCCCGAGGGCTCCTCGCAGTACCCGGACGAGGAACCGGCGCCCCCGCTGCGCTGA
- a CDS encoding CsbD family protein, with amino-acid sequence MADSEKTENTIDKMAGKAKEGLGRVNDDESMEREGKRDQSEADLKQAGEKAKDAFRR; translated from the coding sequence GTGGCCGACTCCGAGAAGACCGAGAACACGATCGACAAGATGGCGGGCAAGGCCAAGGAGGGCCTCGGTCGCGTGAACGACGACGAGTCGATGGAGCGCGAGGGCAAGCGCGACCAGTCCGAGGCCGACCTCAAGCAGGCCGGCGAGAAGGCGAAGGACGCCTTCCGCCGCTGA